The genomic segment TGGATGTGAATATCTGGACTGCCAGAAGAAAACTGACCCCATCTGATTTTAAAGCTGTCGATCTTCCCCCTGAGAAAATCGCATCCCTTGGCAGCAAGCGGATCTGTGACCCTGCTGAGCTGAGGATATTTTCAACCTTGAAGGGCAGGGCTGTTGCTCTCCTTGATAGCGTTGGTGTCCGCTTCCTTGGTGGTTGGGCCATACCGGAGCATCTGGTGGCTGAGATGCAAAGGAGTCTTATGGATCTGCGGGATGACTTCATGCAGGCCAGGGAGGACTTTCTGGGAAGCTACGATGAATCCGTACAGGCATGGATCAAAGACAATCCCGGCTGGGAGTCCATCATCGCAGGCTCTGTTGTGGATGCGGATTATGCAAGAAGCCGCCTTGGTTTTAGCTGGCAGATGTTCCGGGTGGTGGCTCCCAAAAGTGATGTCCTTGCAGGTGGTGTTGATGCGGGCCTTGATGAAGAACTGGATACCCTTGGTTCGAGGTTGTTCGGTGATATTGCCAAAACAGCGGATATTGCCTGGGAGAGAAGCTATGCCGGTAAGTCTGAGGTGTCGCAAAAAGCCCTGTCTCCTCTGAGGTACATCCATAAGAAACTCTCAGGCCTTAGTTTTGTGGAGCCAAGGGTAACGCCGGTGCTGAGTCTGGTGGATACGGCTTTATCCAAAATACCCGGTACAGGGAGCATAGACGGGGCAGATCTGCTGATGTTGCAGGGACTTCTCTGTATTCTGCGTAACCCGGATACGCTGGTGGATCACGGTCAGAAAATACTCGATGGCAGAACTCCGGATACCATACTGGACGGTCTTCTGAAGGCACCGTCAGGGGTATCTTGTCCATCTGTTCCAAATGATTTCATGGAAGATGTGGAGTCCGCAGAACCCATTGATATTGAAGAGTATGAATCGGCAGTACAGGTACCAGATCGTCAACCCGAACCCGTACTGAACAGTTTTGGACTTTGGTAAAGGAGGTCAACATGACAGGCAACACAGGCAAACATGCAATCCTAAAGTCCCTTCCCCTTCTCGCTGGGGTGCTGGGCAAGTCCTATGGAATCCGTGTGGAAATTGGTGGGAGCCAGGCTTATACCAATGGCTCCGTGATCTTCCTGCCCCAGCTTCCCGAACAATCCGATCCTGATTTTATGGGGCTGGTTCGTGGGTACATAGACCATGAATCTGCCCATATCCGGGAGACGGATTTCTCCATCCTTGGCAATATGATCCCCATAGAAAAGAACATCTGGAACATTCTTGAAGACTGGCGTGTGGAGGGAAAGCTTGCTGCTGTGTTCCCCGGTTGCAGGCAGAACTTCAACTGGCTGATCCGCCGTCTCTTTGCAGGGGAGGGAGGTGGTGGTCATGCCCATGCGGATTCTTCTGTGGTGATCCTGAACTGGCTTCTTCTGACGGTTCGCTCCTGGGATGTGGCAGAGATTGGAATTGAACGGGATCATCTGGCACGGATACTGGATACCCGCTGGCCCGGTCTTAAGTCTGAGGTGGAAGAGGTGCTGGAACAGGTTAGAAGGTATTGCCCGGACTCCTTTGCCTGTCTGCGGTATGCCAACGATATTATGGATATTCTCAATATGTGGGCTGACCGTGAACAGGATCAGGAAAAACTGGAAGAGGGTGGTGCCGCTGGTTCCGAAACTCAGGAACAAGGAAATGAAGGAGGGGAGGATTCTGGTTCCGCAGGTCAGGATGGCAGCTCCCCTGCCGGTCAGGATGGTACCCTTGGTTCTGAAAGTCCGGATAGCAGCATGGATAGTTCCCATGGAAGCTGTCTGGATGAAAAAGGTACAAATGGCTCTTCAAACTCCCCGTATTCTGGTGGTTCTGGCTCTCAGGATGAGGGATTTGATGATGGTCTGGGTATGGATCTTGTCCCCATATATGAAGCGGATCTCTCCCCTGAAAAGATCGGCTGGCTTCTTGCTGCCTCTGAATCAGAACTGCCCGAAGATCTGGGCAGCAGTATAGCCAAAACTATTGAGTCCAAAGCGGCAGGTTCCAGCAACAGAGTTGAAGTGGCTTCCGTGAGTCCCAAGGAGCTTATGGAGATAGGGCTTGAAGAAGTAAGGCAGATCAGGGCCGTTACTTCAGGTATGCGTAACCGGTTCCATGCCTTGTTCCAGTCCATGAAGGATGTTCGCAGCACTCCTTCCAGAAGAGGAAAAATCAATACCAAAAACCTTTACAGTATGGTGCAGGGTAATCAGAAGCTGTTTCTGCGTCATGGTTCCAGGCAGGGCATTAATACGGCGGTACATATCCTGCTGGATTCTTCGGGTTCCATGAGAAAAAGGATCAGTCTGGCATCCCAGGTTTGTCATGCAGTGGCCCAGACGCTGGAGCTGGTGGGCATCAATACGGGTGTGACGGCTTTTCCCGGTGAATGCTCCCCTGTCAATTCCGACATACTTACGGTGGCTCCCATGGTTAGGCATGGGGAAGCTATCCATAACAGGTTTTATCTCGATGTGAAGGGCAGCACTCCCATGGGGGAAGCCATCTGGTGGGTGTTGCAGGAAATGATCCATCTGAAAGAACCAAGGAAAATGGTGTTTGTCATTACGGACGGAATGCCAGACTGCATGAATATGGCGGTAAGGGCCATAGATGCAGGGGTTGGCATGGGCGTGGAGTTCTACGGTATCGGTATAGACTCTCCCGTGGTTCATAGTCTTCTTCCTGGCAGCAGTGTGAATATCAGCAATTTAGACGAACTGGCTCAGGCAGTGTTTACCATGCTGGGCCGTACCTTTAAGCAGGCAAATTAGAAACGGAGGATAMCATGACAGAAAATATCATATGCCCTGAATGCGGAAACAGTAATCATGTGGTGCTGGTKAAGAGGGCTTCAAGGGTTGCAGCAGGTATGGGKGGCGTAGCTGGAGGTGTYGGCGGATATGCAGGAACAGGCACTGGAGCCAGTATTGGCGGTGCTGTTGGCTCTGTGGTTCCTGTTGTGGGAACGGCTGTCGGTGCTGTGCTTGGTGGKCTTGCCGGAGCATTGGCAGGGTTCATGGCTGGATCTTCTGCCGGTCATGCTGTCGGTGAGCATGTGGATAGGGTTGTGATTGGCGTTTACAGATGCCATCGGTGCAGGGTAGAATTTACAGAGTGATGGTGGGTGCAGGGCCTGTGTGGGATGAAAAGTCCCATGCGGGTTCTTGTGTCTATGTATATGCCCATTATGGAGGATGTGATTTTTATGAAAAATGTGACAAAGGGTAATTCAAATTATCCCGCAGTTTTAGATGCTTATGGTAATTTATTCTTTCCTAGCCAAAGGCCGATGGGCTACTATTTTAATCCAATGACACCTTTATCAAAAGAAGAGTTTTATTCTTGGATAGAAGCCATTGGTGCTGTTTTTAATAGTAAAAAAAATATCACAGACTTTTTAAAAAGACTTTTAAAGGGTGGCAGCGTTAGCAGTGATGGCAAAAACTTTTCAAATGGAATAATAATAGTTTATTTTGATCCTTTATATTTTCAAAATCTTATTCTACCTTCTGGAAGATGGGAAGATAGTATGGGCTGTTATTATGGAATCAACCTATGGAATCTTTGCTGTTATGTAAACAGTTCAGATATGCGAAGTACCATGTCTATGATAGCCGATTATGCCAAAGAGCATAATTTATACAATAAGGGCAAGAGCAAGGATTCGTATAAGCAAGTAAGGGTGCCTCCAAGTCGAGATTTTTTTAGCGTGTTTAATTTTCTTGATGGTAATCTCGTACATACTTCAAACTATTATACGAGTTACTTATTTCTATTTCAAGTTGTGCAATTTTGGCAGTTTCCCAGTATGGATATAATACCAGTTTATTATACTTTATGGGAGCATGTATCACTTGGTGAAAACCATGTAAAAATATTTTTTCCTCAAAAGCCTTACTGTCTTTATAATCTCAATCAGCTTCCTAAAAAAACGGATAAATTCTATTTTTCCAATATTGTTTTTGTTTCCAATGAATGGGAAGCGGATAAATTGACTAATCTGTTACTTCCCACATATAACTTCGATTTGATTGATTCCCCAGATATTAATATTGGTGTCTGTAAGGAACCGGATAACTTCGCTAATCTGGTACATCCCACATATAACGTCGATTTAAATGATTTCCCAGATGTTGGTATTGAATTAGATGAAATATTGTCTGGCAAAAAGCCAGAATTAAAAACGCCTCATTTTGTTTTTACAACCTGTTTTATGGGTTTTGCAGGTATCAAGGATGCGGATCTGAGTCCTCTGGAGGGCAGGGATGTATATTTATATTTACCAGAAAACAGCCCGGATGTGCAGCATTTGCCAGAAGCCATAAAAAGCCTAAAGAAGGCAAGATGCTCTAAAATACATGTTAAAATTGGAAATCATAAGTTTGTAGAAGCAGATGAGTATCTCAGAAGCAAAGGGCACGGCGGGGAAGCTCAGGGTTTAATTGGTGATGCTTCAAATATCATTCAGGAAGGTCAGGAGTTTGATCCTGAAGAAAATGATGCCAGATTGTTGATTGATCCCATCATTGAGGAGGGTGATATCGTTTGGATATTTGGAGCTGCAAAAGCTTATAAATCTTGGTTCGGTTACAGCCTGGCGTATGCATTAAGCAAGGGGAATCAGGTCATTGCTAAATGGAAGACGGCTGATCCCTTGAAGGTGTTGTATATAGACGGGGAAATGAAAAATCAATCAGCGGCAAAGAAAAGGATTAAGAGGATTCTGAGCATTAAGGAAGGTAAGATTTATTGGCCTTTTACCTTGTATTTGCGTAGTAGTAATACTGTCACAGACATACTTTCTGAAGAGTGGCAGAATAAAGAAACGAACAAAAAAATGATTGCTGACAGGGATGTTATTATTCTGGATAATTTTGTTTCATTGACCAGCAATACTCAAAAAGCTGTAAGTAAGGCTTTGGATTGGTTCAGGCGGTTAAGAAAGGATGGAAAGACGGTAATTGTGCTGGATCATTCTAACAGAGAAGGCGATGTGCAGGGGAGTATTGATAAAGAAAGAACAGCTGATCTCGTTATAAGGATTGAACTGGATAATGCTGTGCAGAAACGGGTGAAAATTTCTTTCCCCCACGCAAGAAGCTTAAGTCCTGAAGATTCTGTGCCCTTCGATCTCGACATGATTTTTACAGAGGATGCTTTCGGGATGGAGGTGGTGGATGCCCCTATAAAAGAAGATCTGCTGACTGACAAACAGCTTATGGCCGCCGTTGCTCAAGATCTGAAAGAACAAGGTTATGAAAAAGAGACAATAGAGAAAGTGCTTGGCATCAAGCAGTCAACTTTTTACAATTATCTGAAAGAGGAGCTGCCATCTCTTACGGAAACCCAGAAAAAACAGGTTGGGGAAAAGAAAAAAGAATTCCTTGAAAAGTGGCAAAAGGCTGTAGAAAATGATGTCGAACCAGCGGAAAAGTAACCACTGAAAAATATTTTTTAGTGTTTAGGCTGTGTGTATTTATGCACAATGGCTGATATGAAACAAGCACCCTGGGGCCAGCGTATGGCTCTGGGGTGTTTTTTTATGCTCGAAAAATTAAGGCCTACATCTGTAGCCTGTGCCAATAGTGCAAGTGTCTCATGTTGCCTTGATCAGAGGGAGTTGGTTCGAGAAAAAAGGCCTTCAGGGTAGGGATACTGCTGGTCGATTTTTGGGAGAAATACGGATCTTTTAGACGGGCTGTGCCGGGAGAAAGCTGTACTCTTTTAAAAAAAGTGACCTGCTGTGAAAAAACAATCTGGACGGATGCTGCTTTGTAAGAATTCCTGTAGAGCAGTGCAGTTCTGGCTGGYAAACCCTGAAAAAGGGCGTTTTTAGGGGGGTGGCTGGAATCCTTGGAATCTTGGAGTTGTTCCTGCATGGCTAGTAATATCAGTATTCTGCTTGAATAGAGTGGGCTGTTAGTGGTTGGAATCCGTATGGAACAGAATGGGCGGTAAAAATGGCTTCATAATGGTGTCCTTGCCCTGTGGATGGGAAGYTGGAKTTCTTTGGCGGTAGGATCTGATTGCCTTTGTGCTTTGCCTGGTCGTGCTTGRCATGTAATGTGCTARGGTGCGCTTCGTGTAGGGAATGGCTGGCTCTGGCGCATGGGTGCCTGGGCTGGAAAAAGTGTCTCARGTAGTCTTGRTGGATTAGCTCACCGGCAGTCAGTCTTGCTCCTGGGTAGAGGTGTGCATTGAGGTTCTCTGGTCATAAACCTGCTGTCTCCATGGTCAGGTAGAGGTACGGTGGCATATGGATTGCAATGGCGTTTGGCGGAGGTCGAGGCTTCGATCTGTATAGAATGTGGWATGTAAATTGCAATAGTCCGAACCGCAGTCCAGTCATAAGCAGGAGAAAGATCATCGGGGTGGATGGGGAATGGACGGCCAAACAGAACCGCCCCCCCCCTGCAAAGTGACAAAATGAAAATGCCGGTGAAGTCCCACTCTCGTACCATAAACTGCGGTCTGCTGGAGGAAAAAGAGCAACAGGTGCTGGGATACTGATGGACAGTTTTAGTCTGAAATAYGGAACACAAACTCCGGCTGTGGTCGGCAATCAGGAACCGGATCTGGCAAAACCACAAAACCAAAGCCAGTACGGAAACCCGTGACGGAAAGTCAAGAACCGGATCTGGCAAAACCACAAAACCTGGCTGAAAGAGGGAAGTAGAGGTAAAAAGACCAAACTCAAAAACAAGCCAATCCATGGTAGCAAGCAAGCAGTCCGTCACAAAGCAAGCCAGAGTCACGGGAGTCTGCCTGATGTCAAAGACAGGTACTCGTCAAAACATGGATACTCCGAACCTCCTCACTCCGCTGGGCGTATGTTGTTTTTGGTTGGCTTTGGCCAGGTAGGAAGCCCACTCAAAGCAGCGGCTGAATGTCTCCTGATATCGTACCTGCTGTCCGGCCAGCGTGTCTCCCGTAGCTGTGGATGAAGGTCTGCGGATCATGATACCGTTTGGCGTGTGGCTATGGCAGTAATGCACCAGTCCTCCGCTCCCTCCGACTATTTTGTGCCAGAGGAGGTTCGCTCGTTCCATCAGACCGTATGTGTTTTGGATCTTGTTGCCGTTGAGGAGAAAGACGCAGTGGTAATGAGGAAGGGAGTAGGGAGACTGTTCCCGTACCCAGATGTAGTGCATCTCGATCTTGTTGTAGGTGTAGTGTTCTTTAAAGAGCTTCAAAAACTTAGACAGTGCTTCATTGCCGATGGTGCCCTGCTGTGCCTCTGTGCTGTGGGGGTAGTGCAGGTCCATCCGAACGAAGAGTACTTTGTTGTGGCTGGTCGTCATGTGGGTCATGACTCCGAGGATCTTTTTCAGCAGGTCGGGATAGGTAGCCAGGGTGCCGTGCCTGCCGTTGTTGATGGGATAGTCCTGATAGGTGCCTGCGGTCGTGCTGTGTGTGAGATAAGCCATGATGTCCTCCGTTGAATGAAAGTGGTGTGGGTGTCTGCCTATGAGCATGGGGACTCTCTGTAAAAAAAAAATGGGTGGTCGTGGGTACTCTAAACAGTCTGAGTCTGAATCAGGGGGTAGTGGTAGAGGAGCCAGTCAGTCAGGGCTGCGCACAGCGTAAGCGCAGACCCGTGGATGTACATGCAGGTCAGGAGGTAGCAGTTGTTAAAAGAGGTCAGTGATTGGGCTACGGAGAGGAGTCAGTCAGTCAGCCAGTCAGTCAGGGCTGCGCACAGCGTAAGCGCAGACCCATAACTGTACAATCGTAAAGGAGTCAGTAGTAGGCGTGTGATGAGAGGTGTAATGGTGTCTGTACTGTAGATGACCTGCGCTTACGCTGTGCGCAGGTCTTGTGTCGTTTGCTGATGCTGTGAATGGCAGTGGAGTAAGTGGTTGATAATAATGGTATAAGAGGTAGCTGTGTGGTAATGCCAATGCTGTTAATGTGGTTAATGCAGTAAATACACTGGGAATGTTGTTGGTGGTAATGTATTAAATACACTGAGAATACGGTTGCTAGTAGTGCTGTTAGTGGTAGTACGTTTAGTGGTAGTCAGTAGTACGGTTAGTGGTAGTAATAAGATAATACATAAAACCTAGTAATGGCTAATTCGTTAAGTAGGAAGTCAACGGGCTGTGGGGAATCGTTTTACGGCAATACTCGGCAGTAGGGATTACGAGAGTTATTCTTATAGTATAAGAAGACTAAGCATGGCGCTAAGGACAATCTGYATAGCCCTAGTCGCTCTATGAATATCCAGATCCGCTGACCATATCACACGGCAGGGGTGGTAGCCCTTTCAGGTAGGAGGCTTACCGTATGGATACACCTCTCGTGCCGGACAAGGAGATTCTTGCATAGCTGCTTTGGTCTCTCACCGTTTGCATTCATGGTATCTGCTTTTTTTTGCTGCTTAATGTAGTTTGGAGCTTKTAGGTGGGCCAAACCACTCTCAAAGTTCTTAACTGCTGTTGATGCTTTTAATGCTCACAGATCTTTATTTTGATTGTAAGGCTGCATGGAGTGTTTTTGTTGTCTTTGTCGGCTGTAGATTGTTTTTGTGCTTTCASGCACATCTATGGCTGCTTTTATGGCTTTTCTTTGCATTAAGCCTTGGTCTTTAAAAAGTACCCGTAGCAATCCATGCCTGCTTAGAGCTTTTTAAGCCTGAWRCTCTTTCATATGGCCYTTGTTTTGGCTTTAAGTAGGTAAAGCTCAGATCAGATTTTAAAGATTGCATGACTGGAGTGTTGCGGGGTAATGCCCTTTAKGATTGTAAGTGGTGCTGTTTTATTGCAGGGTTTTGTTTGAGCGGTTTTGCTRTRTAGAAATTGATTGGAAGGGATTGTTCCCTCCTATGGCTTTTTACAGCCACAGGAAGGAATTGTTCTGTTGTGATATTTGAAGACTGTGTATGGTAGGTAGCGACACTGTGAGTGCTTTGATTTCCATGAGCTAAAATGCAGGTTTCTCAACTTTATGTGGCACTGTTCGGCCGGGCTTCCGAAGGTGCAGGTAACAAGTTCTGGCAGGGTGCGGAAGACATGCAGTCTGCAGCTCAGGGCATGGTTGAAACCGATGCTGCTGAAGAGTTTTATGGTGATAAGTATGATGATGATGCAGCCTTTGTAGAAATGCTTTATCTCAATACCATGAATAAAGCTCCGGATGCAGAAGGCCTTGATCACTGGGTGGCATCCCTTGAAGGTGGTGCGAGCCGAGGTGAAGTAGCCGCAGAATTTATAGCCGCTATAGAAGATAATAAAGAAATTGATCCTGTGGGTTATGCTACCTTTAACAACCGTGTTGCAGTATCCGATTACACGGCAGATAAGGTACCCGGAGAAGACCTTAAAGTTTCTGAACTTGATGAGTTTGTGGGATATGTTTCCGAGGTAACAGATGATGAGTCTACTGTTGCCGCAGCTAAGGAAAAAGTTGATGCAGACGTCCCCGATCCCGGCGTTCCCGGTGAGACCATCACCCTCACTGCTGGTAAGGACATTATCCTTGCTGCCGATGCAGAACTTCCCGATGGTCTGACCGAAGATGACGTGGTTCGTTCTACGGATAATAACGATACCATTAAGGGTATTCTGGATAATCAGCCATCTAAAAATACTCTGGATACGTCTGATGAGA from the Desulfobotulus mexicanus genome contains:
- a CDS encoding DUF3150 domain-containing protein; protein product: DVNIWTARRKLTPSDFKAVDLPPEKIASLGSKRICDPAELRIFSTLKGRAVALLDSVGVRFLGGWAIPEHLVAEMQRSLMDLRDDFMQAREDFLGSYDESVQAWIKDNPGWESIIAGSVVDADYARSRLGFSWQMFRVVAPKSDVLAGGVDAGLDEELDTLGSRLFGDIAKTADIAWERSYAGKSEVSQKALSPLRYIHKKLSGLSFVEPRVTPVLSLVDTALSKIPGTGSIDGADLLMLQGLLCILRNPDTLVDHGQKILDGRTPDTILDGLLKAPSGVSCPSVPNDFMEDVESAEPIDIEEYESAVQVPDRQPEPVLNSFGLW
- a CDS encoding cobaltochelatase CobT-related protein; the encoded protein is MTGNTGKHAILKSLPLLAGVLGKSYGIRVEIGGSQAYTNGSVIFLPQLPEQSDPDFMGLVRGYIDHESAHIRETDFSILGNMIPIEKNIWNILEDWRVEGKLAAVFPGCRQNFNWLIRRLFAGEGGGGHAHADSSVVILNWLLLTVRSWDVAEIGIERDHLARILDTRWPGLKSEVEEVLEQVRRYCPDSFACLRYANDIMDILNMWADREQDQEKLEEGGAAGSETQEQGNEGGEDSGSAGQDGSSPAGQDGTLGSESPDSSMDSSHGSCLDEKGTNGSSNSPYSGGSGSQDEGFDDGLGMDLVPIYEADLSPEKIGWLLAASESELPEDLGSSIAKTIESKAAGSSNRVEVASVSPKELMEIGLEEVRQIRAVTSGMRNRFHALFQSMKDVRSTPSRRGKINTKNLYSMVQGNQKLFLRHGSRQGINTAVHILLDSSGSMRKRISLASQVCHAVAQTLELVGINTGVTAFPGECSPVNSDILTVAPMVRHGEAIHNRFYLDVKGSTPMGEAIWWVLQEMIHLKEPRKMVFVITDGMPDCMNMAVRAIDAGVGMGVEFYGIGIDSPVVHSLLPGSSVNISNLDELAQAVFTMLGRTFKQAN
- a CDS encoding AAA family ATPase; the protein is MKNVTKGNSNYPAVLDAYGNLFFPSQRPMGYYFNPMTPLSKEEFYSWIEAIGAVFNSKKNITDFLKRLLKGGSVSSDGKNFSNGIIIVYFDPLYFQNLILPSGRWEDSMGCYYGINLWNLCCYVNSSDMRSTMSMIADYAKEHNLYNKGKSKDSYKQVRVPPSRDFFSVFNFLDGNLVHTSNYYTSYLFLFQVVQFWQFPSMDIIPVYYTLWEHVSLGENHVKIFFPQKPYCLYNLNQLPKKTDKFYFSNIVFVSNEWEADKLTNLLLPTYNFDLIDSPDINIGVCKEPDNFANLVHPTYNVDLNDFPDVGIELDEILSGKKPELKTPHFVFTTCFMGFAGIKDADLSPLEGRDVYLYLPENSPDVQHLPEAIKSLKKARCSKIHVKIGNHKFVEADEYLRSKGHGGEAQGLIGDASNIIQEGQEFDPEENDARLLIDPIIEEGDIVWIFGAAKAYKSWFGYSLAYALSKGNQVIAKWKTADPLKVLYIDGEMKNQSAAKKRIKRILSIKEGKIYWPFTLYLRSSNTVTDILSEEWQNKETNKKMIADRDVIILDNFVSLTSNTQKAVSKALDWFRRLRKDGKTVIVLDHSNREGDVQGSIDKERTADLVIRIELDNAVQKRVKISFPHARSLSPEDSVPFDLDMIFTEDAFGMEVVDAPIKEDLLTDKQLMAAVAQDLKEQGYEKETIEKVLGIKQSTFYNYLKEELPSLTETQKKQVGEKKKEFLEKWQKAVENDVEPAEK
- a CDS encoding YagK/YfjJ domain-containing protein, giving the protein MAYLTHSTTAGTYQDYPINNGRHGTLATYPDLLKKILGVMTHMTTSHNKVLFVRMDLHYPHSTEAQQGTIGNEALSKFLKLFKEHYTYNKIEMHYIWVREQSPYSLPHYHCVFLLNGNKIQNTYGLMERANLLWHKIVGGSGGLVHYCHSHTPNGIMIRRPSSTATGDTLAGQQVRYQETFSRCFEWASYLAKANQKQHTPSGVRRFGVSMF